Within the Gossypium raimondii isolate GPD5lz chromosome 12, ASM2569854v1, whole genome shotgun sequence genome, the region CCCCTACCCATGGTCACTCTAAAATAGGGTCtgtcctattttggtcactcaaattttgtttctcaatttagtccctctaaaTAAGATAATTGTGTGAATTAGTCACtgcttttaaaatttctgtTTCTTTTAACGGATTGCTGATGTGGCACATTGAGTGTTTGACACATGACATTTTTGGTTGACTTTTGACTAAAATTCAGGGACCTACTTATAATTAGTCCAAAACTTTTTCCTCCTAAACTTTATAGAGAGGTCCCTAAACTTTAGTCAAAAGCCAACAAAAAGAATGCCACATGTCAGTCACTCAATGGGCTAATGTGCCACGTCAGCAATTCGTTAAAAGAAAACGGAAATTTTAATGGCAGTGACTAATTCGCACAATTATCTTatttagagtgactaaattgagaaaaaaaaatttggagtgaccaaaataagacAAACGCTATTTTagagtgaccatgggtgtagtttacccaaataaataaataaaagaagaaatacaAGTGTTCCAATATGTGGTCCAACTAGTAAGTAGCAACTAAGGAAAATGCTCCCTAAAGTAAATGGAAATAGAAGCATATAAACTATTAATGTGCTGATCAAGATCAAGCAAAGTATCATAATGCATCATAAGCGTCAAGCTTAATTTCCATACATAAATCAACATCAAGTATAAGCACGTGTCGGTGTTAGTGTAGATAAACATCATTGAATCGAGAAATTGTACAGTACCTTTTTGCTTTTTCCTTCCTATGGAGCATTTAAAAGAAGAATATGATTTCAAGAAAAAGACAGAACTACGGAAATGGAAACAGTATCAAAGTCAGGAAGTCTCTAACAAGCAGTACATGCAAAAACACCAACCTGGAATGGtacatttgtttaatttagaaACTTACATATATGATAAGTCATGCTATTAATTGCAAAGGAAATAGGGAATAAAGAAAATCAGTAATAATAATCCCCATAGGCATCATCATCTAACCTGTTGGATAACATCAAAAATCGGGAAGAACACATCAGTATCATAATTGCTCATCTTGTTTTGAAGTACTGAAGTCAATCTCTCAAAGCCCATTCCAGTGTCAACATGCTTTGCTGGAAGAGGTTTTAGAGAGCCATCACTTTCCCTATTAAACTGTATGAGAGATTGAGAGTAAGACATATATCAGTGAAAAATCTTCAAGAGCCCAATCGTGACATTGTCATAAAAGGCTGGCATGACATGTTAGTAAAAGAAGTTAAGGAAGATTTAGTAATCTCCCTATTGCCCCAAAAAAACACCAGAGAGCCAGAGAGGCACACACAACCGCCCACATGTAAGCATGCTAAATTCTGGGATAACTTCGAATTTTTAAGAGTGATGGGCCAAATGCATATGAGATAGGCTAATTAACAAAATTGTGAAAGGATaaccataaaaaatataacatgtACCTGAATAAAAACAAGGTTCCATATCTCAATACATGATGGATCATCATTGTTCACCAAGGAAGCAGCATTACGATTGCCTACTCGATCATAATGAATTTCAGTGCAAGGCCCACAAGGACCTGTATCACCCATCTCCCAGAAATTCTCCTGCAAAAAAAGGGCAAAATCAATAAGATAGACCATAGCATCGTATCACTCAAATGTGATCCaaacttagaaaaataaaagtaacatgttaaAGTGACTGGATAGGATAAAGTgcagataaattaaattactttttccAATACATGAAGATACACTTAAGTATAGAGATTTTCATGAAAGAGTCGTATTATGCAATGCaaagaaaaaaaccctaaaccacaCTCTTTATTCTATCAAACATATTACTTCCTTATTCGAATAAGAAATAAATGGAGGACAATAGATCTCAACCATATGATTCAACACAACACAAATGCACACAATAAATGCTAGTATAGAAGGGTATAACAttcacattaaattttcaaaagttttaaaatactTAAGAGGTGCGCCAAGAATAACTTAGTTTatcaaaaaagaagaataaaatgaaattatgtcAAGGAAGATTCCTAGTATACTGTCATAATAGCAGTAACTGTTAAGAGTTCTTGTGGCCAAAAATATAGGAGGAAAAGAAACAGATGAAGATACACATGCACAGACAAAAAGGTAGAAAGGAATTGTTGATGTTTCAAATTTAACAGGAAAATAGCAATCAAGGAATGCATACTTTGCAACCAAATGGCAGCACATGTTCAGGAGGTAGAAACTTGAGCCATATATCTTTAGCTTCATTATCAGGTGGCAGACCAGCTTTATCATCACCACCAAAGTAAGTGGCATAAATCCGATCAGTAGGCAAGCTGTAAACCTGTAGTTCaataaacaaaattcaaaagcAGATCAGTATTAGCACAAGACAACAATTTgcacataaaatttcaaacttagACAAATCACGCCGCTATTAAATTAGCTATATGAAGAGACTACTATTCTAAAGATATGTGAGACACACTTATAACagtaaaaatgttttgaaatgtcAATAACAATAAACCTTGGTGAGGAGTTCCCAAGCCCACTCAATTGCATCCTTCTTGAAATAGTTTCCAAAAGACCAATTTCCTAACATCTCAAAGAAGGTATGGTGGTAAGTGTCTTTTCCTACATCATCAAGATCGTTATGCTTCCCGCCTGCTCGAATACATTTTTGAGTGTTGCAGGCCCTTGTGAGCTTGCTCATAGCAGTGTTGGGATCTATGGTCCCCAAAAAGATCGGCTTGAACTGATTCATACCTGAACAatcacaaataataaataaaaacaaatcaactTTCTAAAACCTGCATTTAGTGATTTTCGACTGCAAAATTAGATGCAAATCATgtgatggaaaaaaaaaagctcagTATCACAAAGTTCAGGAAGCATACAAATAAACTAAGCAAATAGaaccaaaaatatcaaaacacacacacacacacaaaatgaatCGAAAATGGCCGATTATTCAGTTTAAATCCAACGGCAGGTAAATTGAAAATGGGAAGGCAAAGCTTACCGGCATTAGCAAACAAGAGTGTGGGATCATTGTGGGGAACGACGGGACTGGACTTCCAATTAACATGATTCTTGCCTTCGAAAAACTTTATGAAGGTGTCCCTCACCTTCTTCGCAGGCCACTCCATCTCCGGCGCGTCAACGCCAGACATCGCTGCAAGAGATGAAAAAGTACAAGACGGAGGATTACTAGTGATGGTAAAGAGACAACCAAAAACCCTAGATATCCTAATCCTTGGCGCCGCCAGTAGTCGAGGATAAGCAAGGACGCCTGAAATGTTGTTACTGAGGATGCTGGCCTTCATTCATATTCTAACGCTAACGTAACCGGATTTTAGTTATACGCGCCAGCGTGTACGAATATGaatatcctttttcttttattaattggAGGATTTGGAATAAAtggaaaagttttttttttttttaaatgttttcttacaaattacttatttttttaaaacaattgaGATTTTAAgtaatcttttattattttacgaATTATAATAATGCTAACAAAcatttcatgtttttatgaattatttaatttttaaaaatgttttatgttttaaataattcttCTGTTCATTacaaattacttatttattaaaactttttttcttgttttaagcaattttttttcatatattatgaATTACATAATATCTTATAAcccttttcaaattttaaacaattcattcatgttttaagtatttcttttatgtattaCAAATTACTTAATTTCTTACATCACAATGTTGACTATTCTATGTGCCTCTTTGGTTTGCAATTTTCACCATGTCGTGACGCTGCAACGTTGGTCGCTGGTCTAGAAGTTGAGGGTAAGTCGCGACATTGTTATTAAGTTTCTCATTTAATTGCACCTTCAATGTAATGCTCTCAAATTTTTCCAATGATGAAAATCCTGTTTTTGAATCAATTTTAGAAGTTAAATTACTTCGTGGAGTCAAACCGAAAGATTTTCGAAAATGAAATTCGGGTTGTGTTTGTGGGAGCGTGTTATCAATAGTAACTAGCATTGATTAAGTGGGCAATAGTTTAGATGGGGGATGAGAGGCAAAATTTTTGGAGTTAATGTCTAAATTATAAACCTTAGGAGGTTTAAAAAGGAATTAGACTAAGGACCTAAAAAAGCATTAGAGGAAGTGTATTCCCGACAATTTCATCATCCaagcaaatatttttctcatcttttcttttgaattctAGAAAGATTTTGGTTGGTAAGTTTCTTTCcaaatttatttacattttaacttcTAAAATAAAgttccattattattttttactaagTGTTATTCTTCATTGAAGGAGGGGGTGGTTTTTGAGTTTCCTAAAATTCAAACATTGATTTTCAACCAGATAAgtaagatttattattaaacattgattttatattttcttcttgtttttggACTAGGTATTTGATGTCTTTAAGTTTAGGCGAGTTCTAAAGTTTTGTTATTGTTAAGTGCTTGAGCGAAAGTGGGGTAGTCTTTAGCTTCTAGCTCAGATTTTAATGTCCTAAGTTGAACTTTGAGTTGCTAAACATGATTCCAATTTCAGATTTTAGTTTTACTAAGTTCTGCTTATAGTTACTTTGAGAAAGGGAGAAATGTCTCGCTTTGATTGTTGTTTGTTGCTCTACggatttattttatcattttaatattgttttcgAAGCAAACGAAATCGGGGAAAGTTTGAACGCAATTCAACTTTTAATCTACGAAGTCTTTTTATTATAGGGACTGGATCAAATTGCCtctctattattaaatagatcaatttaatccatataaataaaatcaaattgagatAGCGTTAACATTTACTGTTTAAAaagtgacatgaatttttttccatttacgGTTCAACtctaaacaaaatattttatttacgaatcataaaaactttcaaaatttaactttattgagcagtaaatgatatttttaaataataaatgttaactctcttgaaatttgatcttatttaattctttttaataatacaatgactaaattgattcatttaataatagaggaactaatttaattctatcCCTATAATAGTGCGAGGACAAGTACATTCACCTTACTTTTTGTTATTGTCTATGATGATatgttaatttgatttgatttttaaccCACTTTGTGATATTGtctatgattttcttttttgatgttGCATTTAATGATGCTATGATGATACgtttaagaaattaatttggaaatgaAGCATGATTTATGCTAGTTGATGCTTGGTTTGGTGCCTACTTATGTATGTTAATTGGAACCCATGATGCTGCTCGCTTGCTTTCTTTAAAAACAGTAAATGAATGATGACCAtgtttaatatgataaattatacatttaaatgattttgaataGTTCTCGGATATAGTTAGTATGCCATAGGATGTATATGTTGAATTTGTTACTATTGCCTTCAAGTTAGTCTTGTTGCACTTGAAAGATTTTGTTTTGCGATGCTTTGCACAACTTTGAGGATTTGGTTGGAAAACCGTGTTATACACGCACCAGAGATTTGTTTTGTGTACCTCTTATATATGCTTATGCACTATCTTGTCGAGGaattggttggatccgtgtattcgTTTATAAGTTTGAGTTTAGTTAAATGAGGGCACTAAAGCATGTTAATAAGAATTGGAAACATTGATCTATTACATTGTGAAATGGTTTCGGACAAGTTATGTTGGCTATGTTATAAAACTTTTTGTGCATTGTTGCATTGATGCAACTATTGAGCATGCTATGATATCAACATAAGCTCTCTAATAATGTGATTCCATGATTTAGTTCTGAGTTCTTTGTTGCTGGATTCCTATTTTTAATAACGTTATTGGTAAGcttttcaatttagtataaCATATAGTATATTGGAAATGTGTTTTGCACCATTGAGCTCAATGAAAAGCTCAACGTGTGGATCTGTTTTACGTGCAAAGATTCCATCGATGCATGACTTTGTAGTTGGGGTCAAGCTACGTCAATTGAGAGGGATCCACTagttttttgaatttgtaataAAGTTTTGGACACTTTTCACTTAGTTTGGGCATGTACTAGGAGCCTAGTTGTGAATTCGGTGTTTGATGGCTATATGACGAGGCATTATGTTGATTTTGGTTACTTGTCATTTATATGACATGTTGATATACCTATGGACTGAATTTTGGTATATGTGCAATTTTACTTaggtaattaatttttgatttaataagttTTTGATTGTATAATATCGTGATTTAGACTTGATATGATGTGTTAaatttgtatgaatatttttggcactgtattttatatgtttaaaaccAATTAGGAGTGAGTATTTTTTGGCACTGCTGGGCTCAAAGTTTGAGATCAATATAAATAAGTATCAAGGCCTATTCAaagttttgatatgtttttgcAGTTGGATAAACCAACATCAATACTTGGTCACCAAGTATCAAGACTTGACTCTAACCATTCGAGATCGGGTGGATAATTTTAAATCTTGAGACTTATTACCCTATTTTGACATTTGAGACCCAAACTATGTTCTGAAGCCCGTTTAAAGTTGGTTTTTATTcgaatattttgtaaatattttttaccattaaataaatgtaataatgttgaacttgaatttttcaACCTTGTACATTGCATGATTCATGTTGATGTTGCTCTGGAAATTATGCAAATGGTGAGGTTCACATCCTTTAGCTCTAATAGAAATAAAACGTGCCACATAGCATCCAGCGCAACTTAATAGGATAAAATTAATAGATTAATTGTTGAAATGGAAGAGTTGTGTCTgctaaatgattttaaataatttcaattattcaatcagaaattttatataaaagttagattttatataaaaatttcgttgtATTCaggtttaaaaaaattctattttagtcattaacattatctaaatttaattagttaaattactaacggtaaatttttattagtatagtaataaatttaatcctccaatgtttataaattctatcaatttagtcttaattctaaaaagttaacaaatttaactctaaattttacacattctcatcaaattaattttatttcttgaaaattcaaaattaaaaataaaaaatttaacaaataaaaattatttaaaagttcatttttgataaaatacgtaagattttataaaaaaatacacacaaaattataaataaatgaatgcaTGTTTTCCTCTTCCTtcttacataaaaattacttattaaaataatacttttacaaatagaatatatatatatatatatatatatatatatattaaaatccCACAAACAAGACTTAAGTTAGATTcaaacttttcctttttttttctgtttattttataaataataatttttatcatacGTCTCACCTTGTTCCTTATCTCCAAATTTGTTGAACGTTGGACACCACCTTCACCCACAACCACTAGTACCAATAACCCTTACTTCGAACTCTTCGATTTCCATATCTTCCATCATCGCACCATCAAACTAGGATTTGGTTCTAGAGTTGTTGGCATGGCCTTCTACCTAATGGGTCTCCAAGACCTCATCCCCACCTATATATCCCCTAATCATGCCCGCCCTCAAGCACAACATTAAACGCAATAAATTCATTCTAggcaacaacaaaaagaaatagattGTCATCCTTTTCAACCTCAGACTATAGATTTTGATCTAACTTAAACATGGTGGTcgttaatgttaaaaaaaaaggaaaatttgaatgTAAGTTttcttcatgattttttttctttaaattattttatttataagactattattttatttatagaattattattttaataaataaatttcatgctagaaaatgagaaaatatttatttataattttatatgtatttatttataaaatcttatggatatttattgaaaatgaacttttaaatatttttatttttaatttttatttttaataatcaagattaaatttataGATTATGTAAAGTTgatggttaaatttgttgatttttagattaaggactaaattgatagaatttataaacattgaagggctaaatttattattatgtcaatAAAAAGTTACCATTAATGATTTAACGAAGgagtaactaaaatatttaatattgataatattagtgaccaaaatagaaatttcTAAATCTGGATAACCAAAATAATGACTTGGCCACCTATCATATTATGCTATCCTGCCAAACTACTCTTTAAAAGGATTTGAAAGAAtatttaattgtgaatttatcACTGTTTGAGGCGTATAGCCATGGAGGGATTATCTCCTAAGCAGATAACACCTAATCGAGAAATGTGGTTGTTAGTGGGGAATCGTTTGTCCAAtagaaataacaaaaagaaaaaaaaatgctcTGTTTCGTTCGTATGTCAAAAATCAACCCGGAAACATGTAAAAAAAACCTCTTGCTTTATTAAAACCTCGAAGCCAAAGGTTAAGAATACTCGTGTTTAGAAACAACAGAAAACAAGGCTTCATATGAATGAAACTCGAGCCCCTCCAGCTCAAGTTTTTGCATGGGTTTACTTTAATATATTAGATAATTCACATTTTATGCCTGTAAAAGTGTACAACCCAATATTCTTCTGCCCACCTTTTTTGTAAAGTTCCCAGCACGAGATTACATGCTCAAGGTGTAATGGAAATTGGCCAATCTCAAAGTCTCAAACAGTGTTCTTTAAGTTTCTGTAGGAACAAATACGGAGAAACTAATAAAATCATGCCTAACTCTCTACCAAATCATACCACGTCATATTGAAAAGTCAATAAGGCGTAGTACCATTCGGACATGAATGAAAATATCTTCTTGTTTTGTTCTGTAAGTACTAGCAGGACAGTTGcattaaaaagttacaaataaaatttaatgaagaaCCAAAAAACCGAATTTCCTTTGAGTAATTCCCAAGTATTTTAACAGCTACAATTTCGAGTGTTGACAAACTCTACAGTGTGGTATGTTTGAAGCTTCATTTAGATCACAGCTATTCAGCAGGCCGGCAAAGAGGATAACCGAATCTAATTGCAGGATTTAAGGGGCTCTCCAGAACCTATTATTCTATTAACATTTGAGAAATCTATCCTGATATgataaatgaaaaaagaaaatttattttgaagttcAAAACATCTATGCATGCATGTGAATTAGTTCATCTTCATTGCATTCCCTTATTGCGATGTCCAAAAGTTCGCCCGATTTCGAAGGTAACACATCGCAACATTGCCGTCTTGGAGCCTGCATCTTGAGTAATATAACAAAAGACTGCATAAATCTCAATGAAACCGACTTGACAAAGGACAAGAGAAAAAAGTTGAAACCTACTAGTTACCTGTTTGTAATTGAGGTCTAGCTTCTTGGTAGAGACTCTAATTTCTCCAAGTTTCCTTGGTGAACCATTGTCAAGTGTGCAATTTTCGTAAGATTTCTTGTAAACAGTCATAATCCCATGCCTACCTGAAGATACAGTATCTAAAAGGAAAGTTGTGGGTCTTTGGCAAGGATCAGGGTGAAATTCCCTAGTGTTGAAAGTGTAAGATCCTGCTAAAACACCGCCTGGTGTCCACTGCTTGAACGTTTCTGGCACAGAGAGAACATCTGGTAAGAACATGTGTTTACTATATACTTGAACTGCATAACCCCATGAAATTGAGATCGTCCACGAAAACCAACGATCATAGCAGACTGTTTGTTGCAAAATTCTCTGAGAATCAACATTTACAGCATGAAATAGATGCTCCAATGCCTTTGTAGCTGTCATGTTGGGGAAGATTGGGTCCACATGATCCATATGATGTAGTGAAACCAAGGGTGTCAAAGGATGGGTAGCTAACAAACCAAACGCATCACCTCGAACATCAAACTGGTTGAAAATTGCAGATATCATATCACAAGTCAAAAGTAATGTATGAGTTAAGCTTAACCAATGCAATTGTTATTACCTGATGAAAGCCTGGCTCCCTTGTCAATCCTACACCAAGCTCTGCCAAGCAAGAGTAGACCCTGGAATCGCTTCCATAAAGATGAGGATATCGTTCTATGCATGAATCGAACACTTTAGCCAAAACTCTAGCCAGAGGATAACTTATGGCAAAACCTGCTCCACCAAATGCCATCTGAAAGCTGAAATACTTGTTTTGTTGATAAATCTCGGAGCCAGATCCGATGTAGTACCAAAGCCGATGATCATATTTAGAAAGCGTCTTCACCAGATTTTGTGGGAAGAAAACCGTGTCATCGTCCCCAAAGACATACCATCGTACGTTGGTATGGTTAAGAGCGACGGTCTCTAAAACCACACGCGCCACTCGAATTGCAGACCGTAGGCCACCTTTGAAAGTGTAGCGAAACCTTGAAGTGTCCTGGGAGATACATAACGGAGGCAGAGTAGCGTCAGCATCCGTTGAAGTTGTTGCATTAGGGGGCATGGTTTCGAGGAACACACATCCACGCATTTGACGAGGCTCCCACCATAGCTTGACGTATTCCTTTCGCTTCAGCCATGATTTCTGGTTGGAAGCTATGCCGAAAACGATATGCTCCAAGCCAGTCGATGCATAAGCGTCTTGGTAGGAGGAATACACATTTAGAGGCGAGTTTGAGTTGTGGAGTAGCAATGCTGATGCAATAATATAGGTGACACAAACAGTAGAAGAGATCAAAACGATGTTTAGCAGATGGAAAGAAGATTGGGTTTTGGAAAGCCACTTAAAACGCTGCATTTCTCAATATGATGGAAAGAAGGAGAAGGGGGGAGGGTCTTTGGTTTAGTAACTTAATCAACGGTGTATATGTGGAACATACAATTAAGGGTTCAAAGTAAGTTTGTTTTGGCCAAACAAGGGCGTGGGAGTAAAAATGTGGGTTAGGGCGCCCTCAACTTTGAATgcttttgttgttttgtttttgcaaTTGGTGGGCAACTTGATTTTGCTGCAATTTGACTAATATGGCGGAGAGTAGTTTCTATTGATGATCAAGGGTTGGTGGGGACATGGGATTGGGACTGAGTGATATActgataataatatattaaacaatttctttatttttttcataagcCAACTGAAATTATGGGCAAGACtcgaattttaatatttattaaaatattgataaatattcaattaattaaatcaattcatatttactttttcttcctTAGGGAGAATGAAGTGAGAGCCACTTCAGCTTCAAGTCCAATGCTATCTATCTTCGTAAAAATAGCTCATTTGGTTTGAGTTTTCAAGAAACCAACCATGTGCTGGGAGAGGTTCAAGCCACTTGGAATGGATCTCAGCCTCAGGTCACGGTTCCCCATGGTTGTTTATTAGCTGTTTAGATCAGTTAATTcatgaggttttttttttttttttggtttgttgaTCAAAGTAGGATCTCTCCGCCTTTGGTTTGCGAAATCTTAAATGAGTAATAAAGCTGATgagaatataaaattacaaactaaTGTTGTggctttttaaaagaaatgatataaaaaaattaattaattagaagaATAGGTTAGGAGAAAGGGTAGTTTTTAACCATACCTGTTGATGTTACCTAACATACCAGTGATATCAcccatttttcctttaattgtcgctcgatttttttttagaaaaagaattattttggCGTTTCATTATGCAAGTGATATTTATGAAAACTATGGATATTCatagtagaaaaaaaaaaggaaaaaaataatttattaataagtGTCATCGATGTATCAAGCGACATCGATgtgaacttaaaaaaaacatgtgaaataaaaaaatttgaaaagaaacatttattaatatgtatattagCCTTTTGCTGCAATCTTGGGCTTTATATTGGATGTCATTTCTAGCATCAATAAGCCACCAACCACCCGTATGGTCATTTATTAATACGTAgaaaaaattggattttaaaatttttttaatagtattgTATTTTTTGAGTGCAAACtatactaaaaaaaattgaaaatgttttttaGATAGGCGACGACACCGGGAATTGAGAGATCGACGACAATGGCCATATACTGCCAAATGATCGAGATGCACTCCGAGGACAATGTAAAATAcgattccaatttttttttaaaattacaatatttaagtactataaatattttcttcttgttACACTtggaataaatttatttaactatgGATGTCATATTCAGGGAAAGACTTTGCAGCAGTCATAGCACCATTGGTCTATGCGCAACAACCAGTGTGGACAAGCAACGCCTCgttacttaatttttcaatggTAGAGTGGCATAATGGGAATCATGTTTTGAGATAGTTTAGGTGCTTGCAACATATTACGCACCCTCCATGAGACTTCTATGATGCTCACGACAAAGATAAAAAGGGTAAAGACAACAAAAATTGGGCTATCGAACATGGTTAATACCTCGTTCTATGGAATGCCCGACATGAGAGACACCCCCTTGCATGTCTGTGTTAGAGGGTTCATGCCTTCGCCCAAGTACGAAGATGGTACATGGCGAACGAGAAGCCCTTTATATATAATGGTCAGTTTATGATGGTCCTACCAAACGGGCGCAGGCTAGGGTTTCAATGGCAACGAGGTCCAACCCAA harbors:
- the LOC105764162 gene encoding uncharacterized protein LOC105764162; this translates as MQRFKWLSKTQSSFHLLNIVLISSTVCVTYIIASALLLHNSNSPLNVYSSYQDAYASTGLEHIVFGIASNQKSWLKRKEYVKLWWEPRQMRGCVFLETMPPNATTSTDADATLPPLCISQDTSRFRYTFKGGLRSAIRVARVVLETVALNHTNVRWYVFGDDDTVFFPQNLVKTLSKYDHRLWYYIGSGSEIYQQNKYFSFQMAFGGAGFAISYPLARVLAKVFDSCIERYPHLYGSDSRVYSCLAELGVGLTREPGFHQFDVRGDAFGLLATHPLTPLVSLHHMDHVDPIFPNMTATKALEHLFHAVNVDSQRILQQTVCYDRWFSWTISISWGYAVQVYSKHMFLPDVLSVPETFKQWTPGGVLAGSYTFNTREFHPDPCQRPTTFLLDTVSSGRHGIMTVYKKSYENCTLDNGSPRKLGEIRVSTKKLDLNYKQMQAPRRQCCDVLPSKSGELLDIAIRECNEDELIHMHA